Proteins encoded together in one Camelina sativa cultivar DH55 chromosome 9, Cs, whole genome shotgun sequence window:
- the LOC104715979 gene encoding uncharacterized protein At4g15545-like encodes MSGLSGVVRSDLELSDEILSVIPTDPFEQLKLAKKITSMAIASTVYTLEAEVVELRQKLQEMEMCTHELESKAYRYERDFREADSRLEIVLHDNMNLTKERDSLVTTVTNLNREMAKFETFKRKLVQSLSNDDEIAPPQTDSVDIKTYDQSVPVSYPDKDQRTRFHHSYNESVDKTHHPVEEVPIYTGPKFSVSPWLTPQTNSTVGSPKARTSGWYPSTSSQRSSAANSPPRGLPLQAPRIDGKEFFRQVRSRLSYEQFKAFLATIKELNAQRQTREETLRKADEIFGTENKDLYMSLQRLLNNNNKS; translated from the exons ATGTCAGGACTCTCCGGTGTAGTCAGATCGGATTTAGAGCTTTCCGATGAGATTCTATCGGTAATCCCAACGGATCCTTTCGAGCAGCTGAAACTCGCGAAGAAGATCACGTCCATGGCGATCGCCTCTACGGTGTATACTTTGGAAGCTGAGGTGGTCGAACTGAGGCAGAAACTCCAGGAGATGGAGATGTGTACGCACGAGCTCGAGAGTAAGGCTTATCGTTACGAGAGAGATTTCCGAGAAGCTGATTCAAGGTTGGAGATTGTCCTCCATGATAAT ATGAATCTGACAAAGGAACGCGATTCGCTTGTAACCACTGTAACGAATCTGAATCGTGAAATGGCTAAG TTCGAGACCTTCAAGAGGAAACTGGTTCAATCCCTAAGTAATGATGATGAGATTGCTCCTCCG CAAACAGATTCTGTTGATATCAAGACATATGACCAGTCGGTTCCTGTGTCTTATCCAGACAAAG ACCAAAGGACAAGGTTCCACCATTCTTACAATGAATCCGTGGACAAGACTCATCATCCGGTTGAGGAAG TTCCCATTTACACAGGACCAAAATTCTCTGTTTCTCCCTGGCTCACTCCACAAACTAATTCTACTGTAGGATCTCCCAAGGCAAGAACTTCTGGTTGGTACCCCTCAACATCAAGCCAACGATCATCAGCTGCAAATTCTCCTCCTCGTGGCCTCCCACTTCAAG CTCCTCGTATCGATGGCAAGGAGTTTTTCCGTCAAGTCAG AAGCCGATTATCATATGAACAATTTAAAGCCTTTTTGGCTACCATCAAAGAACTGAATGCTCAGAGGCAAACCCGAGAG GAAACCCTGAGGAAAGCGGATGAGATATTTGGGACAGAGAACAAAGATCTATACATGTCTTTGCAACGacttctcaacaacaacaacaaaagttag
- the LOC104714199 gene encoding nucleolar complex protein 3 homolog, whose protein sequence is MGKSRRKQKVIPPPQLPPDVPDEDIEFSDEDLKYVEENTDYARFVSRIDTAAIDKQCGGRVKTVEDKYEEERLKKKTHQEEKGNGEILVDPVDVLPIKTLDGKLQYRTEAKKSKLAEANTDEAEADILEDENILNKSQRRAKAKKSKKEAKKQDKELPDEIVQEEETPQAAVLAEVKEELSAEETIENKQNRLAELGMLLLSDPEANIKSLKEMLDFCKDKNTKIVKLGLLSLLAVFKDIIPGYRIRLPTEKELEMKVSKEVKKTRFYESTLLKAYKSYLQKLIILEKLPVYNQIATRCMCTLLEAVPNFNYRDNLLTAVVGNISSPDEVVRRLCCSTVRSLFSNEGKHGGELTVQAVRLIAAQVKAHNCQLHPNAIEVFMSIRFDEDIGKPNKEEEHNKKYKKNNKRKNQEEQNQVEENERKKSKKDMMSNLRDEVSADYKGVTYEPDAKERRKMQTETLSAVFETYFRVLRNAMYTTGESSEENPISNPGAFGAHPLLAPCLDGLAKFTQRLDLDYIGDLMNYLKKLASSSSVSNNSKQKNARLLTVSERLRCCLVAFKVMRSNLNALNVDLQDFFVQLYNLILEYRPGRDSGVVLAESLKIMLCDDRHQDMQKAAAFVKRLATFALCFGCAESMSALVTLKILLQKNVKCRNLLENDAGGGSVSGSIAKYQPYATDPNLSGALATVLWELSLLSKHYHPAISTMAATISDMNTSQSQTFLSAVTPQQAFADFSLVKDSFEPKNESRKLNNKRKRDSLTEEAKDVPEMDMEKLSKKLKENFSILQDIKEDERVRMEASQSEKKRPLKKQSNVVKKKLKNLKPKKKAF, encoded by the exons ATGGGAAAAAGTAGGCGTAAACAGAAGGTTATACCTCCACCTCAGCTTCCTCCGGATGTACCCGACGAGGATATCGAGTTTTCCGACGAGGATTTGAAATACGTCGAAGAGAACACTGACTACGCTCGATTCGTTTCTCGAATTGACACCGCCGCTATCGATAA GCAATGTGGTGGTAGAGTTAAGACAGTGGAGGATAAGTACGAAGAAGAAcgattaaagaagaagacacatcAGGAAGAGAAAGGGAATGGCGAGATTCTTGTTGATCCTGTTGATGTTCTCCCTATCAAGACTTTAGATGGAAAACTCCAATATAGAACAG AGGCAAAGAAGTCAAAACTAGCTGAAGCCAATACAGATGAAGCAGAGGCGGATATTCTTGAAGATGAAAATATTCTGAACAAATCTCAACGGAGAGCAAAAGctaaaaagagtaaaaaggaGGCAAAGAAACAAGACAAGGAATTGCCTGATGAGATTGTACAAGAGGAAGAAACTCCCCAAGCCGCTGTTCTG GCAGAAGTGAAAGAAGAACTATCTGCTGAAGAGAcaattgaaaataaacaaaataggCTCGCGGAATTGGGAATGCTACTACTTTCCGATCCAGAGGcaaacataaaatctttaaaggAAATGTTAGATTTCTGCAAGGATAAGAATACGAAGATTGTGAAACTTGGCTTGTTATCTCTCTTGGCTGTATTTAAAGATATTATTCCTGG CTATCGGATTAGACTTCCTACAGAAAAGGAGCTCGAGATGAAGGTCTCAAAGGAAGTGAAGAAAACCCGGTTCTACGAGTCGACTTTATTAAAAGCGTACAAG TCATACCTGCAGAAGttaattatattagaaaaactGCCAGTATATAACCAAATTGCAACTCGGTGCATGTGTACATTGCTTGAGGCAGTTCCTAACTTCAACTACCGTGATAACCTGTTAACTGCTGTTGTCGGAAATATCAGCTCCCCAGATGAAGTCGTAAG GAGACTCTGTTGCTCTACTGTCAGGTCTCTTTTCTCAAATGAAGGGAAACATGGTGGTGAGCTGACCGTGCAGGCTGTACGTTTGATTGCTGCTCAAGTCAAAGCTCACAACTGCCAACTTCATCCTAATGCTATCGAG GTGTTCATGTCCATTCGCTTTGACGAGGATATTGGAAAGCCTAACAAAGAGGAAGAGCATAATaagaaatataagaaaaataataaaagaaaaaaccaggAGGAGCAAAATCAAGTGGAGGAAAATGAGAGGAAGAAATCGAAGAAAGATATGATGTCTAATCTCAGAGACGAA GTTAGTGCTGATTACAAAGGAGTTACCTATGAACCAGATGCTAAGGAGCGGCGAAAGATGCAGACAGAGACACTTTCTGCTGTTTTTGAGACTTATTTCCGTGTCCTGAGAAACGCAATGTATACAACTGGCGAAAG CTCAGAAGAAAACCCAATTTCAAATCCGGGAGCCTTTGGAGCACACCCTTTGCTTGCTCCATGCTTGGATGGGTTGGCAAAATTCACCCAACGATTGGACTTGGACTACATTGGGGATCTCATGAACTATCTGAAGAAGCTTGCTTCTAGCAGTAGTGTCTCGAACAACTCAAAGCAGAAAAACGCAAGACTATTGACTGTATCTGAACGCCTTAGGTGTTGTCTTGTCGCCTTCAAAGTGATGAGGAGCAACTTAAATGCCTTGAATGTTGACTTGCAAGACTTCTTTGTCCAGCTCTACAACCTCATTCTCGAGTACCGTCCTGGAAG GGATTCAGGTGTAGTGTTGGCTGAGTCTCTGAAGATAATGTTGTGTGACGACAGACATCAAGACATGCAAAAAGCAGCCGCGTTTGTGAAACGTTTAGCCACATTCGCGCTTTGCTTTGGATGTGCCGAGTCTATGTCTG CGCTTGTCACCTTGAAAATTCTACTTCAGAAGAATGTGAAATGCAGAAACCTTCTTGAGAACGATGCTGGAGGCGGCTCTGTTTCTGGTTCAATCGCA AAATACCAACCATATGCAACAGATCCTAACCTAAGCGGGGCTCTAGCAACAGTGCTTTGGGAACTCAGTCTCTTGAGCAAACATTATCATCCGGCGATCTCAACAATGGCGGCAACAATCTCCGACATGAACACTTCTCAAAGCCAAACTTTTCTTTCTGCAGTGACTCCACAACAGGCTTTTGCAGATTTTTCTCTTGTAAAGGACTCGTTTGAGCCCAAGAACGAGTCTCGAAAACTGAACAACAAACGGAAACGAGATAGTTTGACTGAAGAAGCTAAGGATGTTCCGGAAATGGACATGGAAAAGCTCAGCAAGAAACTGAAAGAGAACTTTTCGATTCTTCAAGATATAAAAGAAGACGAGAGAGTTAGAATGGAGGCGTCGCagtcagaaaagaaaagaccattgaagaaacagagtaacgtggtgaagaagaaacttaaaaaccttaaacccaaaaagaaagctttttga
- the LOC109124898 gene encoding protein ROOT PRIMORDIUM DEFECTIVE 1-like → MSKPFLYRRRSSISFGLIQFRRTSMCEESENLVLFQVRHKSGGGGGGGGWRPKKKVYHRVDELDKAIDLKKKPTLILQLKSIIQSQKHGSLLLRDLEKHVGFVHKWNLMAAIEKYPSIFYVGGGNREPPFVTLTEKAKNIATEEGEATESMERILVKNLRKLLMMSVDCRVPLEKVEFIQPAMGLPQDFKTTLIPKYPEIFSLKVINGKVNLVLENWDSSLAITAREDRLLREGVPEPIGDRGKKVRITKDGNFLGRNAFKVSFPPGFRPNASYLEEFEKWQKMEFPSPYLNARRFDAADPKARKRVVAVLHELLSLTMEKRVTCAQLDAFHSEYLLPSRLILCLIKHQGIFYITNKGARGTVFLKEAYAGSNLIEKCPLMLFHDRFVALCGRREANPIS, encoded by the coding sequence ATGTCTAAGCCGTTTTTgtacagaagaagaagttccaTCTCATTCGGTCTGATTCAGTTCCGGAGAACGAGTATGTGTgaagaaagtgaaaacttgGTATTGTTTCAGGTGAGACACAAGTcgggtggaggaggaggaggaggaggatggaGACCAAAGAAGAAAGTGTATCATAGAGTTGATGAGCTTGATAAAGCAATagacttgaagaagaaaccaactctGATACTTCAACTGAAATCCATCATTCAGTCGCAGAAACATGGAAGCCTTCTTCTTAGGGATCTTGAGAAGCATGTTGGCTTTGTTCACAAGTGGAACTTAATGGCCGCCATTGAGAAGTACCCTTCCATCTTTTATGTTGGAGGTGGAAACAGAGAACCTCCTTTTGTTACCCTGACTGAGAAAGctaaaaacattgcaactgagGAAGGGGAAGCTACAGAGTCAATGGAACGTATTCTGGTTAAGAATCTTAGGAAGTTGTTGATGATGTCTGTGGATTGTAGAGTTCCTTTGGAGAAGGTTGAGTTTATTCAGCCTGCAATGGGTTTGCCTCAAGATTTCAAGACTACATTGATCCCTAAGTACCCTGAAATCTTCTCTTTGAAGGTTATCAATGGTAAAGTTAATCTTGTTTTAGAGAATTGGGATTCTTCACTGGCGATCACTGCACGTGAGGATAGGTTACTCCGTGAAGGAGTCCCCGAGCCAATTGGGGACAGAGGAAAGAAGGTCAGGATCACCAAAGATGGGAACTTCTTGGGGCGAAATGCGTTTAAGGTTTCTTTTCCTCCTGGTTTTAGACCTAACGCTAGTTATTTAGAGGAATTTGAGAAGTGGCAGAAAATGGAGTTTCCATCTCCGTATCTTAATGCGAGGAGATTTGATGCTGCAGATCCTAAAGCTAGGAAACGTGTTGTAGCTGTGCTTCATGAACTGCTCAGTTTAACAATGGAGAAGAGAGTGACGTGCGCACAATTGGATGCATTTCACTCTGAGTATTTGCTTCCATCAAGACTAATACTTTGCTTGATAAAGCATCAAGGGATCTTCTACATTACTAACAAAGGAGCAAGGGGTACAGTATTTCTCAAAGAAGCTTATGCTGGTTCTAATTTGATCGAGAAATGCCCGTTGATGTTGTTCCATGATAGATTTGTTGCACTCTGTGGTCGGAGAGAAGCCAATCCTATCTCATGA
- the LOC104714194 gene encoding protein PAT1 homolog 1: MDAFGIGSSINHAPVTDDLKKFGDNPTGNTMFDASQYAFFGNDVVEEVELGGLEEEDEILSFTGLGDDFSFDKEEVESSRSLSNVDDLATTFSKLNREPDVYRNTGPITDRRSVQNPLAAEWTHGEALPSWYGRKILDSDAIKDDKVWSAQPFSSLDLVEQRNPDRTTLYPEPQRQLHQDRNQQQFPSEPILVPKSSFVSYPPPGSISPDQRLGLPNIPYQSGGPQMGSPNFSSFPTLQPQLPGMHHGSPQHAGNMPQFRPALPLNNRPPGQWMNHQNIHPGDGSGNMNNAMLQQPPHQNGLMPPQMQGSQNRLPHPMQPPLGHMPGGQPQLFNSHLSRSSSSGNYDGALGFVDPREARPGSGHGNRQNMRFHQQGYDGGVQRRYSGWPPFRSKYMSADEIENILRMQLVATHSNDPYVDDYYHQACLAKKTAGAKLKHHFCPNHLRDLQQRARSNNEPHAFLQVDALGRVPFSSIRRPRPLLEMDPPNSTKSGNAEHKATDKPLDQEPMLAARVYIEDGLCLLLEVDDIDRYLEFNQLPDGGHQLKQRRQSLLDSLADSLQLADPLAKNGESRSHDDFLFLRIVSLPKGRKLLTRYLQLIFPGSDLMRIVCMAIFRHLRSLFGVLSSDADIIKTTSKLAKVINLCINNMELGSVSVCLAAVSCSSEQPPLRPLGSPVGDGASTVLKSILDRAAELIRANNFNNAVMALWRASFNEFFNLVMKYCISKYESIMQSLNSQLPPHFAAEISDAATQAISREMPIELLRASFPHIDEQQKRILLEFIKGSMHGSQKTEPVLLG; encoded by the exons ATGGACGCTTTTGGAATTGGGAGTAGTATCAATCATGCTCCAGTAACCGACGATCTTAAGAAATTTGGAGATAATCCTACag GTAATACAATGTTTGATGCATCTCAGTATGCCTTTTTTGGGAATGATGTTGTCGAGGAGGTTGAGCTTGGTGGattggaagaggaagatgagattTTATCTTTCACTGGATTAGGGGATGACTTTTCATTTGATAAGGAAGAG GTTGAAAGTTCTAGATCTCTGTCCAACGTTGATGATCTTGCTACTACTTTTTCAAAG TTGAATAGGGAGCCTGATGTCTATAGAAATACGGGGCCAATCACTGATAGACGATCAGTACAGA ATCCTTTAGCTGCTGAGTGGACCCATGGGGAGGCGTTGCCAAGCTGGTACGGCCGGAAAATACTGGACTCTGATGCCATTAAAGATGACAAGGTGTGGTCAGCACAGCCTTTTTCATCTTTGGACCTTGTTGAGCAGAGAAATCCTGACAGAACAACATTGTATCCGGAACCACAACGTCAACTGCATCAAGACCGTAATCAACAACAGTTTCCCAGCGAACCAATTCTTGTCCCGAAgtcatcttttgtttcataCCCTCCTCCAGGCAGCATATCACCAGATCAGCGGTTAGGACTCCCTAATATACCATATCAGTCTGGTGGGCCTCAAATGGGATCCCcaaacttctcttcttttccaACTTTGCAGCCTCAGTTGCCTGGCATGCATCATGGATCACCGCAGCATGCTGGAAACATGCCTCAGTTTCGTCCTGCTCTTCCTCTAAATAATCGCCCTCCAGGTCAATGGATGAATCATCAAAATATTCATCCTGGGGATGGTTCCGGTAACATGAATAATGCGATGCTACAACAGCCGCCTCATCAAAACGGTTTGATGCCTCCACAGATGCAGGGTTCTCAGAATAGGTTACCACATCCGATGCAGCCTCCTCTTGGGCATATGCCTGGAGGACAGCCTCAGTTGTTTAACTCCCATCTCTCTCGATCATCATCCTCTGGAAATTATGATGGAGCCCTTGGGTTTGTTGATCCAAGGGAAGCAAGACCAGGATCAGGTCATGGGAACAGACAGAACATGCGTTTTCACCAACAGGGTTATGATGGTGGCGTTCAGAGAAGATATAGTGGGTGGCCTCCGTTCCGGTCTAAATATATGTCAGCTGATGAGATAGAGAATATACTGAGAATGCAGCTTGTTGCTACACACAGCAATGATCCTTACGTTGATGATTACTATCATCAAGCCTGTCTTGCTAAGAAAACTGCTGGTGCAAAATTGAAACATCATTTTTGTCCAAATCATTTGAGGGACCTCCAACAGCGTGCACGGTCAAACAACGAGCCCCATGCTTTTCTTCAGGTTGATGCTCTTGGTAGGGTTCCTTTCTCTTCAATCCGCAGGCCTCGTCCACTTCTTGAAATGGACCCTCCAAATTCAACTAAATCTGGTAATGCGGAGCATAAAGCTACCGATAAGCCCCTTGATCAAGAACCGATGCTTGCAGCTAGAGTGTACATAGAGGATGGTCTTTGTCTCCTCCTTGAAGTTGATGATATAGATCGTTACTTAGAGTTTAACCAACTCCCGGACGGAGGACACCAGTTGAAACAAAGACGGCAATCTTTGTTGGATAGCCTCGCAGATTCACTTCAGCTCGCTGATCCCCTAGCCAAGAATGGGGAAAGCCGGTCTCATGatgattttctctttctaaGGATTGTCTCTCTTCCAAAGGGtcggaaactactcacaaggtATCTTCAGCTTATTTTCCCTGGCAGCGACCTAATGCGGATAGTCTGCATGGCCATTTTCCGTCATTTAAGATCATTGTTTGGAGTCCTCTCATCTGACGCCGATATCATCAAAACCACAAGCAAGCTTGCGAAAGTTATAAACTTGTGCATTAACAACATGGAGTTAGGATCGGTAAGCGTGTGTCTAGCAGCGGTGTCTTGTTCTTCTGAGCAGCCACCGCTCCGTCCCTTAGGCAGCCCTGTTGGAGACGGAGCTTCCACGGTACTGAAATCAATACTGGACAGAGCTGCCGAACTTATCAGGGCAAATAATTTCAACAACGCAGTCATGGCTCTATGGCGCGCTTCCTTTAACGAGTTCTTTAATCTGGTGATGAAGTACTGCATAAGCAAATACGAGAGCATCATGCAGAGTTTGAATTCACAATTGCCACCGCATTTTGCAGCGGAGATATCTGATGCAGCTACACAAGCCATTTCCCGCGAAATGCCAATTGAGCTTCTACGTGCAAGTTTCCCACACATTGATGAGCAGCAGAAGAGAATACTATTGGAGTTTATCAAAGGGTCTATGCACGGAAGCCAGAAAACCGAGCCAGTCTTATTAGGTTGA
- the LOC104714192 gene encoding uncharacterized protein LOC104714192, whose product MEQQPESAMTTSSTAVEGGGEAMARGLSAMLESVIKDFDSISLDALNSQDKLSASLDRLVQELDQLLENAPLPLIVQQASRITSVKQRVSSLNLVLKSIQRRIDNIDHMLSANPTTTTTTLDKTSSETTTL is encoded by the exons ATGGAGCAGCAACCAGAATCGGCGATGACTACAAGCTCCACCGCCgtagaaggaggaggagaagcaatGGCTAGAGGCTTATCAGCGATGCTGGAGTCGGTCATCAAAGATTTTGACTCTATATCTCTCGATGCGCTCAATAGCCAAGACAAACTCTCCGCTTCTCTCGATCGCTTAGTCCAAG aGCTAGATCAATTGCTGGAGAACGCTCCGTTGCCGTTGATAGTACAACAGGCATCGAGAATCACAAGCGTCAAACAAAGAGTTTCGTCTCTTAATCTTGTCCTTAAATCTATTCAAAGGCGTATCGATAACATCGATCACATGCTCTCTGCCaaccccaccaccaccaccaccaccctag ACAAAACATCCTCGGAAACTACTACATTATGA
- the LOC104715980 gene encoding auxin-responsive protein SAUR40-like has translation MKPLICRLSRIADSSSCNRARSGEFHHPKSVFLVKRATVDSSVPSGHVPVNVGEEKERFVVSAELLNHPVFVGLLNRSAQEYGYAQKGVLHIPCNVFVFEQVVESLRSGVVDDTSELIASLCGEDLCTETE, from the coding sequence atgaagccTCTGATTTGCCGTCTCTCGAGAATCGCCGACTCATCATCCTGCAACCGAGCTCGCAGCGGCGAATTCCACCATCCGAAGTCCGTTTTCTTGGTGAAGCGAGCAACCGTGGACTCGAGTGTTCCATCCGGCCACGTACCCGTGAACGTTGGCGAAGAGAAGGAGCGGTTCGTGGTGAGTGCGGAGCTGCTGAACCACCCTGTTTTCGTGGGATTGTTGAACCGATCAGCTCAGGAATACGGATACGCGCAGAAAGGTGTTCTTCATATTCCTTGTAACGTTTTCGTGTTCGAGCAAGTTGTGGAGTCTCTCCGGTCTGGTGTGGTTGATGATACATCGGAGCTCATTGCATCGTTGTGCGGTGAAGATTTATGCACAGAAACAGAGTAG
- the LOC104714196 gene encoding probable BOI-related E3 ubiquitin-protein ligase 2, whose amino-acid sequence MAVDAHNLFLSPPQLFSNREFMMNNNTTMEPTSGGFCNNNQTIYGVVSPFPVTDDTTTPPHLHMYGCGGGADTTIPTTADYYAVDGTTTSTTNLDCDFFPLPSRKRSRDTSSTRSNYYHHHHHLLLLQNQRSSTSSCVNTATSTTPFSFLGQDIDISSHMNQQQHEIDRFVSLHMERVKYEIEEKRKRQARMIMEAIEQGLAKRLRVKEEERERIVKVNHALEERVKSLSIENQIWRDLAQTNEATANHLRTNLDQVLAQVNDLRCAGGSDADNNNNNNEEDDAESCCGSTTKAAKTEEEGRRKLLCRNCGEEESCVLLLPCRHLCLCGVCGSSVHTCPICTSPKNASVHVNMSSS is encoded by the exons ATGGCCGTTGATGCTCAcaatctcttcctctctcctCCTCAACTCTTCTCCAACAG AGAGTTCATGATGAACAATAACACCACTATGGAACCAACCAGTGGCGGTTTCTGCAATAATAATCAAACCATTTACGGCGTCGTTTCACCTTTCCCCGTTACCGACGATACAACAACGCCTCCTCATCTTCATATGTACGGCTGCGGCGGCGGCGCTGATACTACTATTCCGACCACCGCAGATTACTACGCCGTCGATGGTACTACTACTTCTACTACTAATCTCGACTGTGATTTCTTCCCTCTACCGTCGAGAAAACGCTCCAGAGATACTTCTTCTACCAGATCgaattattatcatcatcatcatcatcttcttcttcttcagaaccagagatcatcaacatcatcatgcGTTAACACTGCAACCAGTACAACTCCGTTTTCGTTTCTTGGCCAAGACATTGATATATCTTCTCACATGAATCAGCAACAACACGAGATCGATAGATTCGTCTCCCTTCAT ATGGAGAGAGTGAAGTATGAgatagaagagaagaggaagagacagGCGAGGATGATCATGGAGGCAATAGAGCAAGGACTCGCCAAAAGGCTTCgagtcaaagaagaagaaagagagaggatcGTCAAGGTTAACCACGCTCTTGAGGAGCGCGTGAAGTCACTTTCCATCGAGAACCAAATCTGGAGAGACCTTGCTCAGACCAACGAAGCCACCGCAAACCACCTCCGTACCAACCTCGACCAGGTTCTCGCGCAGGTTAATGACCTACGCTGCGCAGGAGGATCGGATgctgataataataataataataacgaaGAGGACGATGCGGAGTCGTGCTGCGGGAGCACTACTAAGGCGGCGAAGACGGAGGAAGAGGGGAGGAGGAAGTTGTTGTGTAGGAACTGTGGGGAGGAGGAATCGTGTGTGTTGCTGTTACCGTGCAGACACTTGTGCTTGTGTGGAGTATGCGGGTCCAGTGTCCACACGTGTCCCATCTGTACATCTCCTAAAAACGCTAGCGTTCATGTTAACATGTCATCTTCTTGA
- the LOC104714193 gene encoding pentatricopeptide repeat-containing protein At1g79080, chloroplastic produces the protein MSTLLNSVLSMAANPSPESSMPRKALGFVSHIPTSFLHFSSVNKGVARVLASTHVTLSPKDSAFTITGSSWKPDSSSGSFPDDPRSDEPSLSDSFSHLECLVTQGRKPNVAHSTQLLYDLCKANRLKKAIRVIELMVSSGIIPDASAYTYLVNQLCKKGNVGYAMQLVEKMEDHGYPSNTVTYNALVRGLCMLGSLNQSLQFVERLMQKGLAPNAFTYSFLLEAAYKERGTDQAVKLLDEIIAKGGEPNLVSYNVLLTGFSKEGRTDDAMKLFRELPAKGFKANVVSYNILLRCLCCDGRWEEANSLLAEMDGGDRAPSVVTYNILINSLAFHGRTEQAMEVLKEMSIGNHQFRVTATSYNPVIARLCKEGKVDLVVKCLDEMIYRRCRPNEGTYNAIGSLCEHNNKVQEAFYIIQSLSNKQKCCTHDFYKSVITSLCRKGNTFAAFQLLYEMTRCGFDPDSHTYSSLIRGLCLEGMYTGAMEVLSIMEESEKYKPSVDNFNAMILGLCKTRRTDLAMEVFEMMVEKKRMPNETTYAIIVEGIAHEDELELAKEVLEELRSRKVMGQNAVDRIVMQFNLD, from the coding sequence ATGTCGACTCTATTAAACTCAGTCTTATCCATGGCGGCGAATCCATCACCGGAATCTTCGATGCCGAGAAAAGCCCTAGGTTTTGTTTCCCACATCCCCACCAGTTTCCTCCACTTCTCCTCTGTCAATAAAGGTGTCGCTAGGGTTTTAGCTTCCACCCATGTTACGTTATCCCCTAAAGACTCCGCCTTTACCATTACCGGATCCAGTTGGAAACCCGATTCCAGTTCCGGGTCCTTTCCTGATGACCCGAGAAGCGACGAGCCGAGTTTGAGTGATTCCTTCTCTCATCTCGAATGTTTAGTCACGCAAGGGCGTAAACCCAATGTAGCTCATTCTACTCAGCTCTTGTACGATCTCTGCAAAGCTAATAGATTGAAGAAAGCCATTCGTGTCATTGAGCTTATGGTTAGCTCTGGGATTATACCCGATGCCTCTGCTTACACTTACCTAGTTAACCAGCTTTGTAAGAAAGGTAACGTTGGTTACGCGATGCAGCTCGTTGAGAAGATGGAGGATCATGGTTACCCTTCAAATACCGTTACTTACAATGCCTTGGTTCGTGGTCTTTGTATGCTCGGAAGCTTGAACCAAAGCTTGCAGTTTGTTGAGAGGTTGATGCAGAAAGGTTTAGCTCCTAATGCTTTTACTTATTCCTTCTTGCTTGAGGCTGCTTATAAAGAGCGAGGCACTGACCAAGCTGTCAAGCTCTTGGATGAGATCATTGCCAAAGGCGGTGAACCCAATTTGGTTAGCTATAATGTGCTCTTGACTGGTTTCTCTAAGGAAGGGAGAACAGATGATGCGATGAAGCTCTTTAGGGAGTTACCTGCTAAAGGGTTTAAGGCTAATGTTGTTAGCTATAACATTTTGTTGAGGTGTTTGTGCTGTGATGGGAGATGGGAGGAAGCAAATTCTCTCTTGGCTGAGATGGACGGTGGAGATCGAGCTCCTTCTGTGGTTACCTATAACATACTGATCAATTCGTTAGCTTTCCATGGAAGAACAGAGCAGGCAATGGAAGTTTTGAAGGAGATGAGTATAGGAAATCATCAGTTTAGAGTCACTGCCACGAGCTACAACCCGGTTATAGCGCGTCTGTGCAAGGAAGGGAAGGTTGATCTTGTGGTGAAATGTCTAGATGAGATGATTTACAGGCGTTGTAGACCAAACGAAGGAACTTACAACGCCATAGGTTCTTTATGTGAGCATAACAATAAGGTGCAGGAAGCTTTCTACATAATACAGAGCTTAAGCAACAAGCAGAAATGTTGTACGCACGATTTCTACAAGAGCGTGATCACGAGCCTGTGCAGGAAAGGTAACACCTTTGCAGCGTTTCAGCTCTTGTACGAGATGACTAGGTGCGGGTTTGATCCTGATTCGCACACCTACTCGTCTCTGATCAGAGGGCTATGTCTGGAAGGGATGTATACAGGAGCGATGGAGGTGCTGTCGATAATGGAGGAGAGTGAGAAATATAAACCTTCAGTAGATAACTTTAACGCGATGATACTAGGGTTGTGCAAGACAAGGAGGACAGATTTGGCAATGGAGGTGTTTGAGATGAtggttgagaagaagagaatgccGAATGAGACAACGTATGCGATCATCGTAGAAGGGATAGCTCATGAGGATGAATTGGAGCTGGCCAAGGAAGTTCTTGAGGAGCTTCGATCGCGTAAGGTTATGGGACAGAATGCAGTAGATAGGATTGTGATGCAGTTCAATTTAGATTGA